From Hyphomicrobiales bacterium 4NK60-0047b, the proteins below share one genomic window:
- a CDS encoding polyprenyl synthetase family protein: MTALDTVNNQYKPSPSLDTLLNKTAEDMGRINELILAEAHSSVDMIPKLAKHLIDSGGKRIRPMLTCAAARLVGYEGLDHIPLATSIEFLHTATLLHDDVVDESDMRRGKKAARILWGNQASVLVGDYLLGQSFKIMVSVGSLEALKILSNASAIIAEGEVMQLAVTNNPTISEAEYMSVINSKTAALFVAAAELGAVVGNRPEEERQALKDFGENLGIVFQLVDDALDYHGEASKLGKDVGDDFREGKITLPVILAYQQGTKEEQDFWKRTLGEGNIEDQDLENAIQLTEKYKTIEETMNRARTFGEKAKISLTKFPNNEWSEALQDVIEFCIERGN; this comes from the coding sequence TTGACCGCCCTAGATACTGTCAATAATCAGTATAAACCAAGCCCGTCATTGGACACCCTGTTAAATAAAACAGCCGAGGACATGGGCCGGATAAATGAGCTAATATTAGCTGAAGCCCACTCTTCAGTAGATATGATTCCCAAACTGGCAAAACACCTGATTGATTCAGGCGGTAAACGCATTCGCCCTATGCTAACCTGTGCCGCCGCACGGCTCGTTGGCTATGAAGGGCTAGATCACATCCCCTTGGCAACATCTATTGAATTTCTACACACAGCTACTCTCTTGCATGATGACGTCGTAGATGAAAGTGACATGCGCCGCGGTAAAAAAGCCGCCCGCATACTTTGGGGCAATCAAGCCAGCGTTCTAGTTGGTGATTACTTACTTGGTCAAAGCTTCAAAATCATGGTGAGTGTTGGCTCACTCGAAGCCTTAAAAATCCTATCAAATGCCTCAGCCATTATTGCTGAAGGTGAGGTCATGCAATTGGCAGTGACCAACAACCCAACCATTTCTGAAGCTGAATATATGTCAGTGATCAACTCTAAAACAGCGGCTTTATTCGTAGCTGCAGCTGAGCTTGGTGCTGTTGTTGGGAATAGACCCGAAGAAGAGAGACAAGCATTAAAAGATTTCGGAGAAAATCTAGGCATTGTCTTCCAACTTGTTGATGACGCATTGGATTATCATGGCGAAGCAAGCAAGCTTGGCAAAGATGTAGGCGATGATTTCAGAGAAGGAAAAATCACCCTTCCTGTCATCTTAGCCTATCAACAGGGGACAAAAGAAGAGCAAGACTTCTGGAAACGCACCCTGGGTGAAGGCAACATAGAAGATCAAGACCTTGAAAACGCCATTCAATTAACTGAAAAATACAAAACTATTGAAGAAACAATGAACCGTGCTCGCACTTTTGGAGAAAAAGCAAAAATATCTCTTACAAAATTCCCAAATAACGAATGGAGTGAAGCTCTCCAGGATGTCATCGAGTTTTGCATTGAACGCGGTAATTAG